One region of Agelaius phoeniceus isolate bAgePho1 chromosome W unlocalized genomic scaffold, bAgePho1.hap1 SUPER_W_unloc_1, whole genome shotgun sequence genomic DNA includes:
- the LOC129131474 gene encoding olfactory receptor 14A16-like — protein sequence MSNSSSIRHFLLLALADTRQLQLLHFCLLLGISLAALLGNGLIISAVACGHHLHTPMFFFLLNLALADLGSICTTVPKAMHNSLWDTSNISYTGCAAQLFFYLFYLSAEFSLLTVMCYDRYVSICKPLHYGTLLGSRACAHMAAAAWASAFLNALMHTANTFSLPLCHGNALGQFFCEIPQILKLSCSKSHLKELGLIAVSVCLALGCFVFIVFSYVQIFRAVLRIPSEQGRHKAFSTCLPHLAVVSLFLITGSISHLKPPSISSPSLNVALSVLYSVVPPALNPLIYSLRNQELKAAVWTLMTGCFQKH from the coding sequence atgtccaacagcagctccatcaggcacttcctcctgctggcattggcagacacgcggcagctgcagctcctgcacttctgcctcttgctgggcatctccctggctgccctcctgggcaacggcctcatcatcagcgccgtagcctgcggccaccacctgcacacgcccatgttcttcttcctgctcaacctggccctcgctgacctgggctccatctgcaccactgtccccaaagccatgcacaattccctctgggacactagcaacatctcctacactggatgtgctgctcagctcttcttCTATCTGTTCTACCTGTCAGCAGAGTTTTCCCTTCTGACCGtaatgtgctacgaccgctacgtgtccatctgcaaacccctgcactacgggaccctcctgggcagcagagcttgtgcccacatggcagcagctgcctgggccagtgcctttctcaatgctctcatgcacacggccaatacattttccctgcccctatgccatggcaatgccttgggccagttcttctgtgaaatcccccagatcctcaaactctcctgctccaaatcccaccTCAAGGAACTTGGGCTCATTGCAGTTAGTGTGTGTTTAGcacttggctgttttgtgttcatagttttctcctatgtgcagatcttcagggctgtgctgaggatcccctctgagcagggacggcacaaagccttttccacctgcctccctcacctggctgtggtctccctgttcctcatcACTGGCTCAATTTCCCATCTaaagcccccctccatctcttccccatccctgaatgtggccctgtcagttctgtactcggtggtgcctccagccctgaaccccctcatctacagcctgaggaaccaggagctcaaggctgcagtgtggacactgatgactggatgctttcagaaacattaa